One window from the genome of Natronomonas pharaonis DSM 2160 encodes:
- a CDS encoding type II toxin-antitoxin system HicB family antitoxin — MATVSEPPAGVEFVHEDDGRVTARHVESGVASFGDTEAEALRELADALDSHFGDGERIDDPEAYLEDQGIDVEIGENGSPPWLE, encoded by the coding sequence ATGGCGACTGTATCAGAGCCTCCGGCCGGCGTCGAATTCGTTCACGAGGACGACGGTCGTGTAACGGCCCGACACGTTGAGTCGGGCGTAGCCTCGTTCGGCGACACCGAGGCTGAGGCGCTTCGCGAGCTCGCCGATGCTTTGGATAGCCACTTTGGCGACGGCGAGCGGATTGACGATCCTGAAGCGTATCTTGAGGACCAAGGAATCGATGTCGAGATCGGCGAAAATGGCTCGCCACCGTGGCTCGAGTAG
- a CDS encoding mediator complex subunit 15 domain-containing protein, which produces MTDDDDAQSRSGTAEERREARRGGGSRQRQRQIQDEIAEQYGVDRDEVRVRGTQQGIERELTEAGATTAAETTRERFAESDFVEPDDVDVDVQRQGARVDARIPEDRQQTVAERAREELTDSPVVTEQDVDVEVGERGVEEGGLTEEGEERVEQRQEALEQITEADIEPTGRGLAIDTPDAEILRQLSQMGDTPGEILDDPRTFSTNAPGLGDAAGYNISVYRSESRRDSVGGISFEDRSEVRDVLEAAAELPDRTLAELDDDPLFAGTGDIARYRAERRGRRQAREQAREAFDDIDDIDPAGIDATAEGEIIVQDEEGRTRTGDDIQAAAEGAAELEREHSRVDVPDADGSAAARTEPDIDVGVEDVEQELRDRVEDDVERIRVRERGDGLVGAATTEAGETQVVGVGVDDETTRAFAEDIQESRRDRQRRNVAEQFDEDLGGVDVDEDDLVEEEDEEDGEITLGLGEDVQQEAAVAQAADEFEQFDEDDLETFEEDDGDLGVRPEASAVREQAREEAADEFGTGVGPDDVELREEDGELVAEAEVQTAEPQTREERVLDTVTGGFTREVRDLQTDTPTEEDVLPDIREGLEPDIDVDDADQDRDVVDEIFSGRTGGIAAAGGAAVATPEPVSTTGGAVALGALTVGAIAADTARRAGVFERSELDPAEQRQVEEVGLGAVAPESEIDVADPQTTAELEVGDTRTTELEPTDVTDRSELGVARDGDTTADRQPVDDTVVPGEYPLPGRDIARDPAQDRPERVDPSDVLGDVQAATSVTIGDTVGDAVDGEQFRRERTGVGTMDEIMDEVQRDIDEPVRRDRGGAFRPEREFPTGAGAVVGRETARVGEAQRPGIETGQDQFTGAAAGQPPAQPMTGAFERQQQAQRPRVFERTGVTSGSDIATGPRTGVEPETGLGVDTGLGTDIATEPMSTQMTGQQMRMGQAQQATAEPTATQNVFEQAQPAETAMPPTQQFQPRRRLPRLGINLPATEIEEEQEEFTADDETFGTGFQDADDAFSGSVFDDDFEFDGDGFGR; this is translated from the coding sequence ATGACCGACGATGATGACGCACAGAGCCGGAGCGGGACAGCCGAGGAACGACGTGAGGCCCGTCGTGGCGGCGGCAGCCGGCAGCGACAAAGACAGATTCAAGACGAAATCGCCGAGCAGTACGGTGTCGATAGAGATGAGGTTCGTGTTCGCGGCACTCAGCAAGGAATCGAACGGGAGCTCACCGAAGCCGGCGCGACGACCGCGGCGGAGACAACGCGGGAGCGCTTCGCTGAGAGCGATTTCGTTGAGCCGGATGATGTCGACGTCGACGTGCAACGACAGGGTGCCCGCGTCGACGCTCGTATCCCAGAGGACCGACAGCAAACAGTCGCCGAGCGGGCGCGCGAGGAACTGACAGACAGCCCAGTTGTTACTGAGCAGGATGTCGACGTTGAGGTCGGTGAACGCGGTGTTGAGGAAGGCGGCCTTACAGAAGAAGGCGAAGAGCGTGTTGAGCAGCGTCAAGAGGCGCTTGAACAGATAACAGAGGCAGATATCGAACCGACCGGGCGGGGACTCGCCATCGACACGCCCGACGCCGAAATCCTGCGGCAGCTGTCCCAGATGGGCGACACGCCGGGGGAGATTCTCGACGACCCTCGAACGTTTTCGACGAACGCGCCAGGGTTGGGCGACGCTGCCGGGTATAACATCTCAGTTTACCGGAGCGAGAGCCGGCGCGACAGCGTCGGCGGCATCTCGTTTGAGGACCGCTCCGAAGTTCGTGATGTTCTTGAGGCAGCAGCGGAGCTGCCCGACCGCACGCTCGCCGAGTTGGATGATGATCCACTCTTCGCAGGTACGGGCGATATAGCCCGGTATCGTGCCGAGCGTCGCGGGCGCAGACAAGCTCGCGAGCAGGCGCGCGAGGCGTTCGACGATATCGACGATATCGACCCGGCCGGCATCGATGCGACAGCAGAGGGCGAGATTATCGTTCAAGACGAGGAGGGCAGGACGCGAACCGGTGATGATATTCAAGCGGCTGCGGAAGGCGCGGCCGAACTTGAACGCGAGCACAGCAGGGTGGATGTTCCTGACGCCGATGGTTCAGCAGCCGCACGGACGGAGCCAGACATCGATGTCGGCGTCGAAGACGTCGAACAGGAACTCCGTGACCGCGTCGAGGACGATGTCGAGCGGATTCGCGTTCGCGAACGTGGGGATGGGCTCGTCGGTGCAGCGACGACGGAAGCTGGGGAGACCCAAGTCGTCGGTGTCGGCGTCGACGACGAGACGACGCGAGCATTCGCCGAGGATATCCAAGAGAGTCGCCGAGACCGACAGCGTCGCAACGTCGCTGAGCAGTTCGACGAGGACCTCGGCGGCGTCGATGTCGATGAAGACGATCTCGTCGAAGAGGAAGATGAGGAAGACGGCGAGATTACGCTCGGCCTCGGCGAGGATGTTCAGCAAGAGGCGGCAGTTGCACAGGCTGCTGACGAGTTCGAGCAGTTCGACGAGGACGATTTGGAGACGTTTGAGGAGGATGATGGCGACCTCGGCGTCCGTCCCGAAGCGTCGGCCGTTCGGGAGCAGGCCCGCGAAGAGGCGGCTGATGAGTTCGGCACTGGTGTTGGCCCGGACGATGTGGAGCTCCGCGAGGAGGACGGCGAGCTCGTCGCCGAAGCGGAGGTGCAGACCGCCGAGCCGCAAACGCGCGAGGAGCGCGTTCTTGACACCGTGACCGGCGGCTTCACCCGCGAGGTCCGAGACCTGCAAACGGATACGCCGACTGAGGAGGATGTGCTGCCGGACATCCGTGAGGGGTTAGAACCGGATATTGATGTTGACGATGCCGACCAAGACCGAGACGTCGTCGACGAGATTTTCAGTGGGCGAACTGGCGGCATCGCGGCAGCCGGTGGGGCAGCAGTCGCCACGCCGGAGCCTGTTTCGACGACGGGCGGCGCGGTGGCGTTGGGAGCCCTGACTGTCGGTGCAATCGCCGCCGACACCGCCCGTCGTGCTGGCGTGTTCGAGCGTTCGGAGCTTGACCCGGCCGAGCAACGACAAGTCGAGGAAGTCGGGCTCGGCGCTGTCGCCCCTGAATCCGAGATTGATGTCGCCGACCCGCAGACAACGGCTGAACTGGAGGTTGGCGACACCCGGACGACAGAGCTGGAGCCGACGGACGTGACCGACCGCAGTGAGTTGGGTGTAGCGCGCGACGGCGACACGACTGCCGACCGCCAGCCCGTCGACGACACGGTTGTCCCGGGCGAGTACCCACTCCCCGGTCGCGACATCGCGCGTGACCCCGCTCAGGACCGCCCGGAGCGTGTTGACCCAAGCGACGTGCTGGGGGACGTACAAGCCGCCACAAGCGTGACTATTGGCGATACTGTCGGCGACGCTGTCGACGGCGAGCAATTCCGCCGCGAGCGCACGGGCGTCGGGACGATGGATGAGATTATGGACGAGGTGCAACGGGATATCGACGAGCCCGTTCGGCGGGATCGTGGCGGGGCGTTCCGGCCGGAGCGGGAGTTTCCCACCGGCGCAGGGGCGGTTGTTGGCCGCGAGACGGCGCGTGTCGGAGAGGCACAGCGCCCCGGCATCGAAACTGGACAAGACCAGTTCACCGGCGCTGCGGCAGGCCAGCCGCCCGCACAACCCATGACTGGTGCGTTCGAGCGCCAGCAGCAGGCGCAGCGACCGCGCGTATTTGAGCGGACCGGCGTCACTTCAGGATCCGATATCGCTACTGGTCCGCGCACCGGTGTTGAGCCGGAGACGGGGCTCGGTGTTGATACTGGCCTCGGCACTGATATCGCGACCGAGCCAATGAGTACACAGATGACAGGGCAGCAGATGCGCATGGGGCAAGCGCAGCAGGCTACGGCCGAGCCCACGGCAACGCAAAACGTGTTCGAGCAGGCTCAGCCAGCAGAGACGGCGATGCCCCCGACGCAGCAGTTTCAGCCACGGCGACGGCTACCGCGTCTAGGCATCAACCTGCCAGCGACGGAGATTGAAGAGGAGCAAGAAGAGTTCACCGCCGACGACGAAACATTTGGGACCGGGTTCCAAGACGCCGACGACGCCTTCAGCGGCTCGGTATTCGACGACGACTTTGAGTTCGATGGTGACGGCTTCGGGCGCTGA
- a CDS encoding DUF7845 domain-containing protein, translating to MTSVEDEFAALDEAEPSGRFEVEDDQEEKDIDPYESEDHGHAGPELVKPQVHGLNAHLLFAPFETKPDVDGMRPYFAIVSAFEPDLEAEFKCDGTTWKIDHGIDSVDDYDNSTIRYWDGSIATREQDSGDNYLEYQIPIYDADDEKRNRRVNFQFRPALPEACHAETGNRIRSMPETLPEGVRVQVQASNVDPEIVLELLQSLASNIGVNSHYFEADAVHEWSRIMGLEYYVRCQRELVNELVIGKMALFDRLSQFERQRSGCGELKWDNGEAFGRRHHVALDAEQLSHLYQEHDVGKLIKSYLMKHPGEDTDSDTATEHPKIEVQYNREYTYCGHLPWFAEDAGDGSPDVGWKLLSKRLQSLLMNVLDWAELPRTPGHDAFVSDDHFDADARLEPDVASDLTLVPDPIDEVADAERDVVTNELLDEPPTDAEKDVLGAAAEKGAFERLQDLAEEAGVSSSTASRTVRKFETLFSRLDSIQLADEVVRDRVQDLLAGVEQRLDRVNKGLDLLASGRNEIDEDSALGQWARRWGVKIAESSDRWSDQLRVAIVGGNLTESELLSVLRAGYEAADMTQSVDVAQFASAEVSYYDRDGEKVDIGEWVGVNQGGRTKLLGKLEVDALH from the coding sequence GTGACCTCGGTCGAAGACGAGTTCGCTGCGCTCGACGAGGCCGAACCGAGCGGTCGCTTCGAAGTCGAAGACGACCAGGAAGAGAAGGATATCGACCCGTACGAGTCGGAAGATCATGGGCACGCCGGCCCGGAGCTGGTCAAGCCGCAGGTCCACGGACTAAACGCTCATCTGCTGTTTGCTCCGTTTGAGACAAAACCAGACGTCGATGGGATGCGGCCCTACTTCGCCATCGTCTCCGCCTTCGAGCCGGATCTCGAAGCTGAGTTCAAGTGCGACGGAACGACGTGGAAGATCGACCACGGTATCGACAGTGTCGACGACTACGACAACTCGACAATCCGCTACTGGGACGGCAGCATCGCAACCAGGGAACAGGATTCAGGAGATAACTATCTCGAATATCAGATTCCCATCTACGATGCTGACGATGAAAAGCGGAATCGGCGAGTCAACTTTCAGTTCCGGCCGGCGCTTCCTGAAGCCTGTCACGCTGAGACAGGTAATCGCATCCGGTCAATGCCGGAGACGCTCCCGGAAGGCGTCCGCGTTCAGGTCCAAGCAAGCAACGTCGACCCCGAGATCGTCCTGGAGCTCCTGCAGAGCCTCGCCAGTAACATCGGCGTCAATAGCCATTACTTCGAGGCTGACGCTGTCCACGAGTGGAGTCGGATTATGGGCTTGGAGTATTACGTCCGTTGTCAGCGCGAACTCGTCAACGAACTCGTCATCGGGAAGATGGCGCTGTTCGACCGACTGTCACAGTTCGAACGGCAGCGCAGTGGCTGTGGAGAGCTGAAATGGGACAACGGGGAGGCGTTCGGTCGCCGACATCACGTCGCCCTCGATGCTGAACAGCTATCCCATCTGTATCAGGAGCACGATGTTGGGAAGCTCATCAAAAGCTACCTGATGAAGCACCCTGGAGAAGACACAGATTCCGACACTGCGACCGAACATCCGAAGATCGAGGTCCAGTACAACCGCGAGTACACCTACTGCGGTCATCTCCCATGGTTTGCAGAGGACGCTGGTGACGGTTCCCCGGACGTCGGCTGGAAACTGCTATCGAAGCGTCTACAGAGTCTACTGATGAACGTTCTCGATTGGGCGGAGCTCCCGCGAACCCCCGGCCACGATGCTTTCGTTTCTGACGATCATTTCGATGCCGATGCCCGCCTCGAGCCAGATGTCGCTTCGGACCTGACACTCGTTCCGGACCCTATCGACGAGGTCGCCGATGCGGAGCGCGACGTGGTGACGAACGAGCTTCTTGATGAGCCGCCGACCGACGCCGAGAAGGACGTGCTCGGAGCGGCGGCTGAGAAAGGCGCATTCGAGCGCCTCCAGGACCTCGCTGAAGAAGCCGGCGTGTCGTCGTCGACGGCATCACGAACGGTCCGGAAGTTCGAGACGCTGTTTTCGCGTCTCGATAGTATCCAACTGGCCGACGAGGTCGTTCGCGACCGCGTCCAGGACCTCCTCGCCGGCGTTGAGCAGCGCCTCGACCGAGTCAACAAAGGCCTTGATTTGTTGGCCTCCGGGAGGAACGAGATCGACGAGGACAGCGCGCTCGGTCAGTGGGCCCGGCGCTGGGGAGTGAAGATCGCCGAGTCGTCGGACCGGTGGAGCGACCAGCTCCGCGTCGCGATTGTCGGAGGGAACCTCACCGAGAGCGAGTTGCTGTCTGTGTTGCGAGCCGGCTACGAGGCGGCTGATATGACCCAGAGCGTCGACGTTGCTCAGTTCGCATCGGCAGAGGTCTCGTACTACGACCGCGACGGAGAGAAGGTCGATATCGGCGAGTGGGTTGGCGTAAATCAGGGCGGCCGCACGAAGCTGCTCGGGAAGCTCGAGGTCGACGCCCTCCACTGA